The following are encoded together in the Cicer arietinum cultivar CDC Frontier isolate Library 1 chromosome 2, Cicar.CDCFrontier_v2.0, whole genome shotgun sequence genome:
- the LOC101515059 gene encoding probable steroid-binding protein 3, with product MGLYSTVMDEITFHTGLSPTAFFTIATLMLFVYRTVSSMFVSPQDYNKPPVVSARFGSRFEVDEPVKEPVQVGEITEPELRLYNGSDPSKPLLLSVKGQIYDVSSARNFYGPGGSYAMFAGKECSRALALLSFKPDDFNGNLEGLDESELAILEDWEYKFIEKYPKVGQLVQEQRTQQIEHSQEDISNPNEHQE from the exons ATGGGTTTATACTCAACCGTAATGGACGAAATAACATTTCACACAGGTCTTTCTCCAACGGCTTTCTTCACAATCGCTACCTTAATGCTCTTCGTTTACCGAACCGTTAGTTCCATGTTTGTTTCCCCTCAAGATTACAATAAACCGCCTGTAGTTTCGGCTCGCTTCGGTTCCCGGTTCGAAGTTGATGAACCGGTTAAGGAACCGGTTCAGGTTGGTGAAATTACTGAACCGGAATTGCGGTTGTATAATGGCTCTGATCCTAGTAAACCTCTCTTGCTTTCTGTTAAAGGACAGATCTATGATGTCTCCTCTGCAAg GAATTTTTATGGTCCTGGAGGATCATATGCAATGTTTGCTGGAAAAGAATGTAGCCGAGCCCTCGCTCTTCTGTCTTTTAAACCTGACGATTTTAACGGGAACCTTGAAGGTTTAGACGAGTCAGAGCTTGCAATTTTAGAGGATTGGGAATATAAATTCATAGAAAAGTATCCAAAGGTTGGCCAGCTTGTTCAAGAACAAAGAACTCAGCAAATTGAGCACAGTCAAGAAGACATTTCGAACCCAAATGAACACCAGGAGTAA